One Carya illinoinensis cultivar Pawnee chromosome 5, C.illinoinensisPawnee_v1, whole genome shotgun sequence genomic window, GAAGGTATCCTgtttatcaaatacaaagcagtCAAAATACAATGATTCCAATATCTCAAGGGGATTCCACTTTGAAACCTTAATGCCCTTGCtgtgtttaaaatatgttggtgttttctttccactacagcattttgttgaggtgtctCAACACAGCTCCTTTGATGTATGATGCcctttttgagataaaaatccTTCATGTTAAACTCTCCCCCATTGTCACttcgaatgatttttattttggtctCAAACTGAGTTTCTATCATAGCACAGAAACTCTGAAGGGTTGTGGTGGCATCAGATTTTAGCTTTAACATGTAGGTCCAGGTACATCTACTGAAGTCATCTACAATAGTCAGGAAATATTTTGATCCATCACTGCCAATCTCATTGCAAGGgccccaaatgtcacaatgtaacagttcaaaacatttttctgttttgtgcaTGCTTAGAGGAAAAGGTACTTTGTGCAGTTTGGCTAGAGGACATATGGAACAAGGTTTCTCATTAGgaattttggaaaaatgaacTTCACCATCTATATTAGAAACTGAGTAGGAAGAATGTCCTAGTCTATAGTGCCAAACATCAAAGTTTTGGTCATTGCTGGTGACTGAAGCAGAAATAGGAAAAGAGGAGAGTGGACTCATTTTTCTCAAGGTATCTGACAAGGCTGAGGGAGAGACCTCTCCTTGCAGCATGTGGTACAGCCCCTGCCTCACTTCACCCATGCCAATCGTCTTCCAAACTGAAAGGTCCTGTATGTAGCAGAAATGAGGGaagaaaattaaacaacaatGAAGGGTTTGGGTTAATTTTCTAGCAGAAATTAAGCTGAAAGTAAAGTTAGGGACACAAAGAACATCCTGAAGGGTTATGTAATTTGTAACTTTTGCTGATCCTATGTGAGTAGCAGCAGCAGTATGACCATTAGGTAGAGCAATAGAAAAAGAAGTTTGTGATTGGATTGATGAGAATAGTGAAGGAGAACAGATCATATGGTCTGTTGCTCCTGTATCAATGATCCAAGGcacattcaatttatttgaatGCTTGGAGTTAAAAGCAGATAAACATAATGAGGGTATACtagaaatttgatgaacattcTCATCAGAAGATGAAGATGCCAAAATGCTTTGGACATTGTTGGCTGAGGGACTTGCTGCTGGTTTGAGCAAAGCCAGAAGCTGTGAATATTGTTCTTGGCTTAAGGACACTTGAGACTTGTCATTTTCCAAATCATGTGCAGAAGTTGAAGATGCAGTGCCTTGATTTGCTGAAGATCTATTCCTTCCATCAAACTTGTGAGTTGGTGGATATCCATGCAGTTTAAAACACTTATTTGCAGTATGACCTGGTATTTGACAATGAGAACAAACTGGTTTGTTTGGGTTAGCCTTAAAGCATCTTTCTAGAGAGTGTCCTGTAATTTTGCAAAAAGAGCAATAGTATCGATCCCTTTTTTGTGCAGAAAAGTTTGGTTTACCACCTTCCTTGTAGTTGCCTCGAGTAAACAGTGCCATAGAGTCATGGACAGATCCTTCAGTAGatatttcccttcttttctcttcttattGTATTATGGAATAAACCTCATTAAGGCTAGGAAAGGGTTTGATTAAGAGAATTTGTGCTTTGATTCCCTTATAGGAATCATTCAAACCCATTAGGAATTTCATAACCCAATCCCTTTGTTGGTTTTGCACAACAGTTTTCAAGCCCCCACAGCTGCAACTTGGAATTGTCTCATAGTTCAAAAGCTCATCAAGTAAAGTTTTGAGTTTGGAGAAATAAACACTTACAACATCTTGGTTTTGCATCAGCATAGTTACAGCTCGTTTGATCTCAAAGATTCAAGGTGcattttgttgtgaaaaacgttGCTCTAACTCAAGCCAAAGTTCATGTGTTGTTTATGCATATACTGTGCTGCATTTGATATCAAGGGCCATGGTATTTTGCATCCAAGTGATTACAACATCATTGCAGCGCAGCCAATGTTCCATGAGAGGGTCATTTGGGTCAGTTGGCTCACATAGGCTTCCATCAATGAAGCCAAGCTTATTTTTGATTCTCAATGCTCTCTTCATTGATCGAGCCCATGAGTAATAGTTACTAGCATCCAAGCTATGAGTAACAAGCATGGAGCCAGTCCCATCATTTGTGCCAATGTAGTATGGACTGCTTGGATGGGCAGGGTCTTTGGTTGGAtttgagttttggttttggttgtggCTTTCTGAGCTGTGTTCCTCCATAGcctaagctctgataccataaaacAAATGCAAATGCCAATGTATTTATGGAAAACACCAAGAGCTTATCAGAGTGATGAAGGAGAAAAACTGAAATGAATTGTTTTCTGTATATTCATATATCGATTTTTGTACAAGAGGGTTTGCTCTTTATAGACTTACATACTGTCACTAGCTTACAAAATTCTGCAATATGTACATACTACCACTACCCTGCACACACTGCTTTTatagaaatgaaaatggaaTACAAACAAAAGGACATGGTCTGGACATGGCCTGCATATAGGACAGAAACTTTTATTCCTCAGAATTCCTTTCCCATTTCCTTACACGattgtttttcctctctttgCTGACCTGCCATCCAATGGTAATGCAGGTGATGATGACTGTGTCTCTTGGTTCTCCACCTCAGCAACTTCATTGATCTTCAACACACCTACTCAGCTTAGTGTAGCCCTTATAATATAACAGTCTAACTTTTAACATTGAAATtgttgtaattaaaaatttattgtttCCATAGCTACCTTTTTTTATTCTGCCTATTTAAATAAGCCACAACAATATAACCATGCTCTTCATTCATCTTTCACTTTTGTTGGCAAAATAATAATGACACAGCCGTCTTAATAAGAAGATATTAAAAGAAGCAACAGTTGCTTAAAATTTTTGCACTATAACCATTATattaataggcatagccaagtacacATGGCGTGTACAAGAGCACTATAATATaacaatttttaatataatccatgcaaaaaaattcttgaaaaactaAAGGCTATTTAGAGtttatatagacatacaaacacaaaaaattttGCCTAGAAAATTGGTGAGACCTATGAGAAACGCTTACTTGGGCAGATGAAAGGCACATGTTATCAAACAGCTCCCCTAAAAGTTTATAATGGAGTTGTAACTCAGTTGCTGGCATTTTATGAGGGGATATTTCTATAAGTGCAGCTGACAAAAAAGCATAGTGGTTGGCTACTATAGTTGTAGTTGCTAGACTCTGAAAAACAAGAGGCTAAAATGTTAAGAGAACCGAGTATTAAATCTACTGATTTATTGCTGAATTATTTCTACTGCTGCAgaatgaaattattttctactttGCTTCTATTTGGGATCAATTATCTAGCTACTGAATAGGTTTAATCATGAGCATATGAGGGGATTAAATGGTGGAGTCTTGtgtaagaagaaatgaagaaattcttaggAGAACTTAAGAAAACAGTTAGAGAATTCACAATAAGAATTTGACTAACTTGTGTAGATCTTTCTCTTGTGCTTCTGGTTTGTGCCTTCTATTGATACTTCGATTAGGGTTCAACGAGGGTGTTTAGATGAGGCTACGATGACAAAGGCTTAAGTTAGGAGTGGTTGCAAGAGAAAAAGCCAATGAACAGTTAGAGGTTGGAGTCAAACTTTCTGTTGTTGTGGTTTTTGTTCAGCTATGTTTCATTTCAATTAtcaagaagaaaacatcaaccaGTTGATGCATATGATCTGCACAAATACAATTTGTAACTTCTTTTTCTTGGAGTTATATGAAAGGAATTTAAATAAATTGCAAAGAGACAaccttatcttttttttttttttttataacccaCCTTGACAACCTTATCTCTTTTTTTACATGGATTGACCCAAAAGGAATTAAAAATGGGGGGATTCATGCATGCTCACAGTTGATATAATTCTTGGATGATCCTCATTATTAAACTTTACATATACAAACCTTCTTCATAATCCGCACAACTAATTACAaccagagattttttttttttttttaacaactaAGTTGCTCCAAATGAACTTAACACTACATATATGCATTTCTCTTCCAGTGAATTAGCAAACAATAATCACATTGTAATCTCGCAAGTTAGACCTTATAACCAATTATCTCCAAGAAATTCAAGCCCATGCAAAAGCATTAGTAGTGTATACTGTAAAGGCTTTGTATTGAAGTATTGATTGAGTTTCCAagcaaataaattacataaacggtttcagatttatatccTATGGgagataaaagaaattaataaaacacagGAACTAAATCAATGACAGAAGCAAAAACTAAGTGAAACTAACCCAACAATAAAGGCACAATCATCAACTtggcatgaaagaaaaatctaagGAAATACAGAACATAATGCACAAAACCTCACAATATAAATCCCAAACTATTTAGGCTGCACATTCTGTTGCAACGACTCAACACAAGTTAGAAAATACATTCATTCCAGTTGAGCATTTTCAGGACCAATAAGTCTAGTCACATTCTAGAATATTGGCTTGTGAGAGAATGAAGGAATATTAGACAGATGTCATGCAATGAGTGGAGAGTAGTGTGATAactcgcttttacgtgtattttcactgaaggagtgtctttaatttaattaatatattggttcttttattttaaattattgtattttaaattggttttaatttatttgatgttgtgtttaatttatttagtcgttttacggtttttaaaatcgttttcgacggatctgtttttagtttccggagtgaggattagacctcatttcttttcttttctctttttctttttccctttttccttttctttttcttcttttctttcctttctttctttttcttcttcttttcttccccgttCTCTCTTTCCCCGTGCGCAGCTGCCAATTTCCCCTTCTCGTCGCCGCCTGTTTACCAGCCCAGTGCGCCACCATCCGAccaccgtgtagtacaccacccccaccattctcttctcctcccaccagagatcatccccaccaattttcaaagccatcggaccagccgttagccgccacgcacggctggaaatcacggcaccagccctgtttttcctctctgtcgctggttgctttctcagcccagattctccgctcgccggtggcatggcctacaccacccacccagttttctttccctctcaccggtgaacatccccaccaagtttcacctccatccaagccaccattagccgccacgagctccttcaAGCCACACGGATTGTCATCGATTCCAGCGCCATcgcaccacctctggccaccatctcttcacagcttcttcccctacctcttgccaacctaacccacccatttctggcctcgatccgttgccagagcagctcccacgagctcaactccgatttggactttttttgcttcttccgccgtttccaccaccacccacggccaaaactcgtttccattagcttcataaatatctcaagaccatttcctatcaatttcatgccttttttgtccccgttcgaaagtgggtaatttattacccacggccacagtgtaaattacactgttacgttgcttttcctccgccttttgcaacgccgcgagctttcaaaaaataccgtatagcactgtaagtatttttcaaatctacttttagatttaaatatatttttctcttacaataaatatttactgttggttgattaattccggactgagtccgaggagttcggggggtcagatgaattgaagatggaattgcttggtttgttgatttgtgattggttggttggtttgtgccttgatgattgcattgtatagtgcacgcatgttcatgtttaaaaaaaaaagaaaatcgggttttcgtgtaattatatgcATGTACTTGcgtttgtaaaatgaaagctaagcttgtaagcgagaaatgatctatggtatatgtgaacggttggactgactggtttgagtcagaggcacgtgtagggaaggtggtaagcagggacggtggtagaatcctgcctgtgattcccgcctacggtgctcgcgtagggacggtggtgagcagggatggtggtagagtcccgcttgtgctctgacggtctggtttttgggccattattgatggcgaggttatgtttaaaggataagttttgggccaaatgagacttttggcgtgagttggtgaGAAATacatttttggggccaaatgggattttggcgtgcgtggaaaaatgtaattttatgtgatatgagcatttgcattctttcatgcatattgtggagtttattatgtttttatctaatggtgtttggatcttacttacctgtagtaccatttttggtaccgtagattttggtgcagagttcgaggaggaggatgagactgagcccgaggatgcggctccgccggagttctgagttgggttatgctttgtatttggctttgaaactatatttgtgttttgtaatattttattatgcatgttttgaacagttttgtattaaacaatgaaaattctggtacttagtttatgattttattatccgctgcgtgtttcttcgtacacatttgttacttacacacacttggcactcgtcgatagggtggtgacccgtgatgtcaccatccgaacgtctcgattttcccgtgtccgtacgtggggatttgggggcgtcacaagtagatttgatttagatattaaaagatgtctataaatataaaaacagaTTGTAATAGAGGAGTAtgagaaaatgagaataataGCAAATATCAGTGTGGCTTTTATGCAAACAGCTTGAATCCTTTGTGGACCTTTCAAATGTgcaatagtttatatatatatgtcccaTTATATAATAGAGATAAACATTATAATAGAGAGAAACATTACgagtaatttgattttttagaatGAATTTCAAAGGGTAATTTGTTGATAACAACAAAGCTAATATGGTTTATTAAGCAGCTTTTGGGAATTCTTTACCCCAAATTTAGTGAAACTTGGACTCAACATTTATAAAGTTACCTATCAACAAGTATGCAGGCCAgagcaaatataaaaaatctctATAAAGTCGTCATGATCTTCCTCTCATCTCCATTTGCATTACCTGTGGAACAACTCGTAAAGTTAGTGTGCATGCCAATTGGGCTTGTAATATgtccttaaaaaaattaaatgtagaTACTTACATGCTTCTCTTGCGAACTTTGTTAATGACGGTACCCCAACTTTCTTAATTAACATTGAGTCCTAGCTTATATAAGGAGATAAATTTGGGTATTACAAtgataaatttgtaaaattacttaaaatagaATTCCTTAAAAAATGAACGGTCTTATGGAAACAAATCATTATGATGAGCATAAGGAATAAACACAAAGAAGAGTTAGTATCGAATAGAAAAAAGACTTGTATGATCTAAGAGAATAGAACATGCATGAACCATATGGTGCTTAGGGAATTGAAGAAGAGACGAAAAATCTTGCCTTATGACCCATGGCACCATAATTGGCTAGGCTATCAACTAACACATTACATTCGCTGTAAACATTTCAAATACTAAATGGATAGCCatgttctttaaattttttaagaagagagatGGTACCTCCAGATTTATTAATAGTCCTCACATTTGGTGAGAGAGTACTATGTACGAAAGATAAGAACTTGAGGTTACAACCAAGTACTAaaacaaatggaaaaaaaaaaaaaactataccaGCTAACTATCTATACAACACTGAAAACTAAACTATATTAATAAAACTTTACAATGTCAAACATGATTAAAAACTACAAAGTATGACTAAACTTTGGCAATCCATGTTAAATGATCTAATTTGAATTCTGTCCATGTTAATCTAGGCAAAAGAGAGGTAGCTTGAAAGATAGCTTTAGAAACCTTAACGTGCACCAATTTTTTCTTCCTGGTCAGCAATAACTACCTTCTCTATAGGTGTGCTGCATAAAAAAAGTGATTATGTCATCCCAAACCACTCAAGAAGCGCTAATAAAGAGCCAACATTTGGAATTACTCATGAGCTAgccttaaaaaagaagaaaatcttgcCATGCGAATCTTGTTACTCATGGGCTTTTCTGTGTGGATTTGAACCAGCTAATCTTGGGGCTATTTAATAAATTTCCAAAAATCAGAAAAAGGCAATAAGTTCTatagtatttttcaattttggtaCTAGTATATTCCAATTTTGTACCATCAATTGAAATAGTGATTTTCTTCACTTTCTGCCTATCTCCATCACAATGGATGTTCACTTTGAGAACAGATTCCTGCATGCACaaccaagcaaaaaaaaaaaaaaacataaagtaAAGGTAACTACTATTAATACCTTAAACCCAAACCCAATTCAACTCCATGATTCTTATGAGACAAAAGCTGcttgcttgaatttttttacatgattTGGAATTAAGCTGAAAAAACCCACTTGGAGATTCAAAGAGAACCagccatatatatttttagatatacaAGCTACTCTTGTTTACCTTACTTTATGTGGGGGAGCCTCCCCAGGGAGGGTATTATCTACATCATTCAAAAATAGGCACCGTTTCTATCCATAAGTTATAATGTAATGTAAGAACTAAAATAACTCAACTAGAATGGATTATGTAGGTATTTAACTGATAGAAATTGTTTACAAACAATAATAGCTACCATCATGATAGTCTGAGTTCCAAGTACATATCTACATGGACGACTTCatcaatttcaaattattttttatttgcatttttgttAAGTAGTCTTTGTTAGTACTAACAAACACGAGGTGTAGACTATTAGTCAAAACCAGGAGATTGTTGTAGCCACCAAGAAGTATTTTACtcttctatattttttcattcattcttgTAGACCCTCTCCTAATAATAACATACCCTTGCTCGATTAAAATCTGACAGGCCATCTCTTAATTATTCACTTATTTTTAGCTTATCAACTACACAAATCCAATTATAGTAGAACCAACCTAAAAAGGAAACATTGATCAATGAGAAATATCATAGAAGAAAAGTGGTGGCTGAGAAACACTTACATGCTTCCTTTTTACTAGTACTGCTTAATTCTGTCACAACCATATTTGCCCCCCATTAGAAGTAAAAGAGACATGTTTCTTGATAACCCAAAATAAGAACCttaaaatctcatatgcctcTATATAAGGATATGTCAaaagcccaaaaacaaaacaccTGCCCAAATCggttcaaaattttttgaacCATTTTTGTGGTcaattatgtttttcttttttttcattattttatgaaaatgccCACTTCTTGtcagattgaaaattttgaactttcaatttttaaacCCCTCTCACAAACTTACTTTTGCCATGTAATTGGTGTCCACTCATTGACTTGCAAGTAAAATGACTCTTGGTTCATGTGAGGATCGATCTAGtgcgttttttctttttctttttaaaaaacatgaTTTATACATGCAAGTTTTTAGTAAATTTGAAactaaaaatagattataaaaagaTGTAATCTTGGATTAAATGTACCACCTTTCAACACAAGAGCTCCAGTTAGATGCCTCACCATTGCATGGCTATTACAAGTACAAGGTAAATAAAGATTGCCATTATTTCTTGTTTCATCTGGTTTGCGCGTGATGAAAACATTAATTTCCAActttatttcatttccttttcacttgcatgcttaaaaaatataattatgacaacaaaaaattaaaatgatgatgaagcctagctgaatgaaaaataaaaaacttgaaaatactTTCATCATGCTAGGTTCAGTTATTTTAGAGAACCAACATGTTGGAGATATGCAGATTTCCCAACAAGTTACATTCTGATCTCTCACACCTAGGCAGTTTCCGTAGTAGAACAAGTCTTCAAGTGTACATCCTCAACGGGCAACCTATCCTTAGGAAAGGCACAAtcaactttttcctttttgggcAACAAATGGCAGGGTTCAAGAGTCACATTGCTCATCACTCCAGCAATATTAGTGCAATTCCACTGCAATTCCTTTGGCATCTTACTCAATGAGATAGTCACATTAGAAATGCATATTCCTGTAAAATGATCTTGGGCAATCCCCTCAAGTCTTGCTCCACCAGTAACATTCGTCGCCACAATATCTCTGTAATTGATTACTTTAATCTCCGAAATAGCTTTCGGGTCAAAATTAGTGTCAAGGTGTTGATTATAAAAGCCTGACATCAAGAAAACCCACTTCATAGTTGTGAGGGTCATTCTTCTTACAAAGATATCCTTCACATAAGCTCCTCTACCGATAGCAGTCTTGATTCTAATACCTGATTGAGTGTTAATGGCTGTGATGTCTTCAGCCCTAACATCTTGAATTCCACCAGACATTTCACTACCTAGAGCAATGGTGGCACTGTCGGGGGATATGCAGGTTAACCTTCTGATGATTAGGTGCTTTGTGGGCATTCCAAATTTAATGCCATATTGATCCCAACCACTTTTTACGGCAATGCAATCATCCCCTGAGAAACAAAGAAGTCCTCAATACGAGTATTTGTGCATGAATATGGAAAGGAAGAAACAACATCGACTTAGATTATATGGTCATCATTATTAAGtacttataatataattacCTCTCGTGCAAAGGAATGGCAAGCAATGCAAGTGACTCGAAAGTGGCAAACAAGCCTGGGTCTATCTCATCTGTGTTAGGAGAGTCAATAGGGGCAAGGATTGTCAGCCCATGGATTAGCACATCGCtacaaatcaaaaacaaaagatgAATACGAGTAAGAAATGCAAAGATCATGTTTGTgcattaagaaatatatatatatatatatacacatataaagTTAAGGAGGTAGAGGATCAGGAGCATGTTGATCGTGATCAAACCTGCTATAAGTCGGATGGACAAACCACGAGGGAGAGTTGATTAGAGTAAGATTAGATATTTGGGTTTTGTTTGAGTACTGTATTTCAATCATGTATGGTCGGGTGACATTGGATTGGCCCTGGTGAAACTTGTCCCACCAATATTGACCCTAGCCATCGATCGTGCCATTGTTACCTGATAACAATAAGAATGAGTCCCTTAGACATGGTCAGGCCAAAACGATACTAATTTGACATGTAATAATCATAATTAATTGGGgaattgggatttttttttttgggggggggggggggggaggggtgtAATTAGTCAATAATTACAGATGATTATGATGTCGGTGAGGTTTGTACCAAATATGAGGCTACTGAACCGTCCATCTCCATTTCCATCCCTTCTTCTCCCATAAGAAGGCAAAGCAGGAACAAGTGGCCATTTTGCCTCATCCTGTCCATTTTACAATGCATAACATGCAAGGTTTTGGCAATTAAGTAATACTGATAGTATAGGAAGAGTAgaattaaatagaaaaagagagagttgtaCCAAggtatcaaatttatttatttataatgaatTTAATTGCTTAAATTGGTTCCAGGTGTTAGCCAAGACAGTTATAATTAATTTCATGGTGTTGTTAATCATGATGCGTGTTAAAAGTATACCTGAGATGCAAGAATAACGCATCCTTGTGAAGAAATAGGGTGAAATGGCTGCTGGTGAGATTAAAGCTCCCAATTAACCATTTTCCAGGAGGAACAATAAGCTATGCCCCACCTTGTGATGCATACTTGCTGAGGCTATCAATTGCAGCCTTAAAAGCCTTAGTGTTCAGTGTTTTTTCATCACCAACTGCTCCAAAATCCGTCAAATGTGCACTGTACTTTCAACAATTTATTACCCTATAGTGTAAGGTGTCTAGAACACTAGAATATAATTTGCACTCTACGACCCTTAAACTTACCGTTCCCAGCACAAGAACAGCTAAGATTGTTTGAATAAGCTGTAAACAGAGGAAAAATTAATGAAGAAAGTCACTTTTCTAGTTgactaattatttaaattcttttgtataagtcaatcATTGAAGTACGTATGTAagagattttaaaaacatatatatatatatatatatatattaaaataaccaaaataggttgttttatatgaaaataaccATCACGTAGGTGAGACAATGGTTGTTTAATAACTTGTACACAAAAACAATTATCTTCTATACAAATTATAACTTGCTGGTGTCCTGAGCCTATATGTTTAGTTTTCAACACTGCTCTCAACAAAGTGAGATCGTAGTGGAGGAATATAGGCATAATTCCTAgcattacctttttttttttttttgcaataataTTCCATCTCAAATGGAAAAGGAAATTAGAACAAGCTTATAAAtgaaaccaagaaaatattgcattaaaacCAAGagaaccttatatatatatatatatatatatcatagaaGCACAAAAACAGTCTGTATGTCCATTGAGATTCAAACAATTTAGATCAATATAGCCCTCAAAAAATTTGATACTATGGATGAAgaacatatacatgatatacaTACAGAGATACACATAATATAGAAAATACAACAATATTTATTCATGATGAaaaaaagaggaggaagaagaagagatggaGCGTGTTACATCAGATGCTCTGAATCCTAGAGACTGCTCCATGTTCTGAGAATTAGAAAAACTATAGGTAAGATTGTTTTGCAATGCAAGATAGGGAGGGTATTAATAGGGAGGGTGCAGGAGAGCAAATTCGGAAGGTTAACCAAGCTTTCTCTTCCTGTTCATTGaccattaacaaacttacagctttaattttttaatctttcacAAATAACCTgcctatatatagatatatataatcttgAAGATGCATAATGTTCTTTTTTAGTTATTTAGTGTTTGTAGTACTATTGTTATTACATcacaattttaattattcatctctttattcttttgacTTGGTACGAGATCCAACGtttaatctataaataatatttacagttatagagagcgcaatcatactacttttgaaaaaaaaaatataagacttacataaaaaaattaattttgtaactGTGGACCCCACTCTTATCAAAAGAAATGAGCGACACTTGCATAATCAATAACAAACATGACAGCATTATACTAGTATGTCACATGATCATGGTTTCTGAACAATTATTAATTAAGGATAGTGTTAACATTTATGACTCTGTCTAATCTCAGTGTATCACAAATGGCAAGTTAGCTCAATCTCAGCTTGACCAAGATGAGAAGAATGATAGCACATATCAAGACTCTAGAAGAAAAGTTGTCTGCAATTGATCTTTAGGATATAATGGTGTAAATATGTTGTAAATctgtaatttatattttgcataTCCTTACGTTTAATTCGTGTATATTTCCTATAGCTATAATGGAATACAATTCTAGTTTTGGTAGAAAACCAAACCATTTTTACCATAtactttttttatctttttttcccAGTTGTGTAGGTCATGTCTATATGAAATCAAATGCATGGGCTGATCAATTAATTTATAGACATCATGAGTatattccttaattattaagtttccGATTGCATTATGGTCACTCAAGCACATTGCATGCAGCATGCGTATCCGTGCAAGTTAGAACAACTAATATTTATTAGGCTGAAAGTGAagt contains:
- the LOC122310461 gene encoding probable polygalacturonase, translated to MSKGLILIVISDVLIHGLTILAPIDSPNTDEIDPGDDCIAVKSGWDQYGIKFGMPTKHLIIRRLTCISPDSATIALGSEMSGGIQDVRAEDITAINTQSGIRIKTAIGRGAYVKDIFVRRMTLTTMKWVFLMSGFYNQHLDTNFDPKAISEIKVINYRDIVATNVTGGARLEGIAQDHFTGICISNVTISLSKMPKELQWNCTNIAGVMSNVTLEPCHLLPKKEKVDCAFPKDRLPVEDVHLKTCSTTETA